Genomic window (Hydrogenimonas cancrithermarum):
GTAGTGCTCGCCGCGTGAGCGGATATACATCGAAAGATCCGGCGGAAGTTTACCCATATACTTGGTCAGGTGATCCTGATAGTCGAGTACTTTCGCATCGTAAAGAAGCTCGTCTTTTTTATACTTGAACTTCGGCTTTTCACCCATTTGCGTCCAGTTGTCGTAATGGACGGCATGACAACGTCCACACGCTGTTTCAAACGCCATTTTAGGCGTAATTTCTTCAGCCTTCGGAGCGATCGATTTCAGATAAGCTACGATATCTGCAACTTCCTGATCGATATCCCCGCCAAGACCGTAGAAAGCTGTCATAGGATGTTGTCGCCCGCCGGTAAATTTGTGTTCAACTTTCAGAGCGTGCGCAGGATTTTTAATCAGTGCTGAAAGAAACTTTTCGTCAAAAATCGCACCAGCCTCACTGAGATCCGGAGGATTGACACCAAAACTTTGTGCTGCTGCAATAGGATCCATTGGCGCGGGCATACCTTGAGATTTGACACCATGGCACCCAATACATCCAGCATTCATAAAGGTTTCGGCACCTTTGGCCGCATCACCTTTCTTGCCTGTATCTTTCAGATCGTTGTAGGCAAAGTTTTCACTCTCGACATGCGGATGCATGACAGAGTGCGCATATGGCTCGACACCCCAATAGGTCAGCAGTGTAAAGAATACGACTACCGCTAAAATTTTCAATTCTTTCATTTCAGCCCCCTCACACTGCTTTTTCTTTTTTGGTAATAAACGGTAAAAGTATCCAAAGAGCGATGAACACGACTGCCGCAACCAAACCAATTGTACTATAAATGCCCTGTGGAGGCAGTTTACCCATCACTGTCAACACGATCATATCAAGTAAAAGTACCCAAAACCATACCGCAAATATACCACGTCGACTCGCCGGTGCAACGTTCGGACTCTTATCGAGGAACGGAAGCAGGAAGAAGATAACCTGTGCAAACCCGAATGCGACAAGGCCCGGATCTTTCGGGAACGGACGCAGAATCTCGTAACTCCAGAGGAAGTACCACTCAGGATAGATGTGCGGCGGAGTTTTCAGACCGTCAGCAGGATCGAAGTTAATCGGGTCCATAGCGAAATCGAAATGCCAGAAGACAAGATAGAAGTAGAAGATCAGAAAAATACTGACGACAAACATATCTTTACTCAAGAAGTCATTCGCGAAACGGATAACTTTCGCCTCTTTCGTCTTACCTGCAAGATACTTTTTCGCTTCCTCATCAAAGTCGATCTCTTCACCGTCTTGGTTGTTGACATGCGGGATACGCAGCGTACCGAAGTGCAGACCGATCAGCGCCATGATCACAAGCGGTAGCAAAAAGACGTGAAGCATAAAAAATCGTGTCAGGAATGCCTGTCCCGGAACATAGTCACCGCGAATCCACTCGACCAGGCCATTGAGCTCCAGAGAGCCGAGGCTGAAGAGGTTGGTGATAACCATACCGGCCCAGTAGCTCATCTGTCCCCACGGTAACATATAGCCACTGAACGCCTCTGCAGAGAAGCTGACAAACAATAGCATGCCCGAAATCCAAATAAGCTCGCGCCCTTTTTTATAGGAACCGTAATAGATACCGGTAAACATGTGGATATAGATGATCAAAAAGACGACCGATGCCGCGACCGCGTGCATATGGCGCCAGAGCCACCCGAACTCCACTTCCTGCATGATCGTATAGTTGACGCTGTCGAACGCCAGATCGACGTTCGGCTGGTAATACATCAAAAGGAAAATTCCGGAAACGACCAAAATGCCGAACGTGAAGGCGAGGACCATTCCCATCGCCCAAAGGAAGTTGATGTTTTTCGGAATCCAGTACTCCTCCGCCAAGACACGCCGCAGTGTCTTGATCGCAAGACGCTGGTCGAGCCACTCTTCTAAACTGTGTGCTTTTTCAAAATGTGCCATTTATCTGCTCCTTTAGGCGATAACGCCGGCTTCTTTCATCTTTTTATACTCAGGTCCCTCTTCACCGAGAACAATCGTCGTCCCTTCTATTTTGAACGGAGGGATAACCATCGGGCTTGGTGGCGGTGGAAGGGTATTAATTCCACTTACATCGAACTCCCCTCCATGGCAGGCACATTTGAAATCATGTCTATCGGGGCGATAGGCTGGAATACATCCAAGGTGTGTACAAAGACCGATACAGACAAGAAAGTGATCCTTTCCAACAACAACATCACGTGCTGTCTCTTCTTCACTTTGTTTTGCCACCATTTCCGGGGTTTTCTTAAGGATAAAGATGGGTTTTCCGCGCCATTTTTCAACGTTAAGTACGTTGGGTTCCGCAGCGGAAAGATCCACTTTTGTAAATCCTGCCGCTTTAACGCTTGGAAGGGGGTCCCAGGTCTTCTTGGCCGCGTAAAGCGCACCAAGGCCACCAAGAGCCGCCCAACCGCCAAAGACTTTACCCATAAAGTCGCGTCGGCTGCTATCTGCCATAGCTGATCCTTTTGTAGAGATTTTAAATCAGCTTATTATAGGGCTTAAAAGGTTAATTTCTTATAAATATTACCTGAGATTATCTTTAATATAGGTCGCAACTTCTGAAGCTGCTTCTTTTCGTAGCACTTTCTTTCGATAAACCAATGTTGCGGAGAGCGCTTGCTCTATCGCATCCTTGTCGAAGGAAGAAAGTACGGGAATTCCAAGACTCTCCATCTTCGCATCCCATGCAACCGAAATGCCGCTTTTTTTAAGATAGAGAGGGTTCGAACCCGCTGCAAGCGCTTCGAGCACACTCTGCGGTGACGACGAAAGGAACCGTCCCGCATGCATCAAGACCTCATCATAGTTTTCCGAATCTTCGACGCTCTTGAATTTTCCGGCGAGTTCGCTCCCGTACTGCATGAAGAAGTAGTACCCCTCGAGCAGGGTGATATCCAACCCTTCAAAGGCGTCGGCAACTCTCAAAAGTTCCTGGTCGTAATCGTCGTCACCCCAGAAATAGATCCTCTCGTCGCCGTGATCGGTCGCTTCGAAATAGCGTGGATCGACAATATCCGCCTTTGGCGCATCCCCGATGGATTTCATGCTCGAAATCAGAATCTCGCCGGCTTCCGCAAAATCGTCCGGATTGTCGCTGATACGGATGAAACTTCGAAAATAGGTCGCCATATCCGCCCACATCGCACGACTCTCCTCTTCGGAATCGAACACCAGTGCATCGGCAGGTGTCGCGATATTGGCGATATTACGGACCACATCGACACTCACGTATTTCCTGATACCGAATTGCTCTTTGGCATATTCACCGGCCCGAAAATCGTTCGTCAGCATCGATACCTCGATGCCCATGTCGCTCAATGCATTGATGACCGGTGCGCTTCGGCGAAGCCTGTCGAGTCCGATTCTGTGACCGGTATTGATATAATAGTAGAGTTTCAAATGGATTCCTTTTTAATAACTGACGTTACGCACCCTATGCCGCCATCTGTCGAACGAGAACGGATGCAATGCAAGGCGGAGGACTTCGGGCGTAGCCGTAGCTACGTTCGGAGTTCTCCAACGAAGTCAGTGTGTGCGTTATCGTTCGACCCCATAGGGGCGGCGTTATCGCCATACGATTGCCGCGTTACGACGGCATCGGTGTAGCTTCGGCTACACCTCACCACCGTGCCTTGCACTCCCACGACGCTAAAGCCGCAGATGGTGGCATAGGGTGCGTAACGTCAGTGAATGAGAAATATTCCCCGCGAAGCGGTTCAGACTCATTTTTAGTTTTTAGTTTTTAGTTTTTCATTCCTCTCGGCCATCTTGATATAGATATGCAAAATATCGATCGCAGCCGGTGTCATACCGCTGATCTGGCTCGCCGCCTGCAACGTCGGAGGTTTGAAACGGGCCAGTTTCTCCTTGATTTCGTTGCTGAGACCGGAGATGTGTTCGAACGTCATCCCTTCGGGAATCTTCACTTCGAGCATTTCGTGCATCTTGTCGATCTGCTCTTTCTGCTTCTGGATATATTTGTCGTATTTGGCGTGAATCAGCAGCTGTTCTTTGACATCGTCAGGAAAGTCGGCCACTTCCGGGATCAGTTTTCCGAGTTTCTCCATCGTAAAATCGGCCCGGCCGACAATCAGCTTCAACGGCGTCTTATCGGTGATCTTTTCGACCCCCAACGCTTCGAGCAGCTTCAGCCCCTCTTTGCTCGGTGTCAAAAAGCGCTCTTCCATCAGCTTCAGCCCTTCGTCGATCATCTGCTTCTTCCTGAGAACTTTCGCATAGGTCGCTTCATCGATCAGCCCGAAGGCGTGGCCGTACTTCATCAGGCGCAGGTCGGCATTGTCCTCGCGCAGGATAAGGCGGTATTCCGCTCGGCTCGTAAACATACGGTAAGGCTCTTTGGTCCCTTTCGTCACCAGGTCGTCGATCAGAACCCCGATGTACGCCTCGTCGCGCCCCAGTACAAAGGGCTCACTCCCCTCTGTCGCCAGTGCCGCGTTGATACCGGCCATCAGACCCTGTGCCGCCGCCTCCTCATAGCCTGTGGTACCGTTGATCTGCCCTGCCAGATAGAGCCCTTTTATCTTTTTCGTCTCCAGCGTATGTTTCAGCTCCGTCGGATCGACATAGTCATACTCGATCGCGTAGCCGTACCGTACGATCTTGGCATTCTCCATCCCCTTGACGGAGCGGATCATCGCGAGCTGCACATCGGTCGGAAGCGAGGTGCTCATGCCGTTGATGTAGTACTCCGTCGCTTCCAGCGTCTGCGGTTCGACAAAGAGGTGGTGCCGTTCTTTGTCCCGGAAGCGGTTGATCTTGTCTTCGATGCTCGGGCAATAGCGCGGCCCCACGCCTTCGATCTGTCCCGAAAAGAGCGGCGCACGATGGAAGTTGCCTTCGATCAGCGCATGGGTCCGCTCGTTCGTATAGGCAATGAAACAGGGCAGCTGTTTTGGATGGAACGACGCACGGTCGGTACGGAAACTGAAGGGTTTCGGCGGTTCGTCGCCAGGCTGCGGTTCCATCTTCGAAAAGTCGATACTCGACCCGTCGATACGAGGGCAGGTTCCCGTTTTGAGCCGGCCGACATTCAGCCCCAGCTGCTTCAGGTTCTCCGCCAGCGCCGTCGATGCGAACTCTCCGGCCCGGCCCGCCTCCTGGGTCACCTCGCCGATATGAATGACCCCGTTAAGAAAAGTCCCTGTCGTCAAAATCACTTTCCCGCCATGGAACGTTTCGCCAAGCTCCGTCTTCACGCCGACCACTTCTCCGTTTTCGACGATCAGCTCTTCAACCATCCCCTGCAGAATGTCGAGATTCTCCGTTCCGAGGCAGACGGTACGCGCCTCGATACGATAGCGATCCATGTCGATCTGCGCACGGCTTCCGCGTACGGCCGGCCCTTTGGTTTCGTTCAGAATGCGGTACTGCAGTCCCGCCTTGTCGGTCAGAAGCCCCATCTCGCCGCCCAGCGCATCGAGCTCCTTGACCAGGTGCCCCTTCGCCAGTCCGCCGATCGCTGGATTGCAGCTCGCCGCGCCGATCTGTTCGGCCAATATCGTGATCATCAACGTTTTGAGCCCCATGCGTGCAGGCGCCAGCGACGCCTCGATCCCTGCATGCCCTCCGCCGACTACGATTACATCATATTTCATACATCCATTCCTGTCGATTTCAAATACGTTTCAACGAATATCTCCGATGAAACGGGACCGGTCGCGGTTTTCGAGAAACGGAGCGTTTGCCAAAAAAGCGAACCGTTTCCAAATCTCTGAAAAATATCGGGAGGAAACTCCGAAAAACAAGCAGCCAGTTCCCATTTCATCACAGCTCGGTGGCAACCATACAATAATGCGGGATTATAGCTTTTTGAGGTTAAAAAAGATATGATAATATCAATCTAAACCAAAAGGCGGAACGTTGCAGGGGAAAATCGTCGTCTACTCCGATCAGACCGGTATCGGAAAGATCATCACTCCCGAGCATAAAAAGTACAACTTCACAATCGACGAATGGAACGAATACGAAACCATCCCGCAGATCGGTCAAACCATCACCTTCGATCCGGAAGGCATCGATGCGAAGAACATTCTCCTCTCGTCGGCAGATGCACCGCCCCGGACACCTGCTCCCACCGTAGAGGAGCGCTTTGCGCCGCATACAAACGACGAAACACCGCTCGAAACATCGAAAGAGGAGCCGGTGGAAGAGGATTACGGGCTGGAGCCGAGTGTAGATGTCGACACTGCCATTCAACTCCATTTCAGCGATATCCAAAAGAGAATTTCAGACAACAAAGAGCTCATCAAAGAGAATCGAAAGCTCGATTTTATCCGGATGAACCGTTTTTTGACGACCGCCTACAACAATCTCATCGAGATTGACCACGGTTTCGAAAACCATGCTCTGACCGAACTCAGAATAGAGCTTCTGGAAGCCTATGAAGCCTATCAGAATTTCAAATCGAAAACCTCCTATCTCCAGAACGCCTATGAAGATGTCTTTTTGAGCAAACAGATACGCTACAAGGAGTTGCGTGCGAAACTGGAGCTCAACAAAACCCAGATTGCCAATCTCAACGAAAATGCCACCAAACGAGAGATCGAGATCAAGGAGAAGAGCGGAAAACTCGCGGCACTGGGTTCGCAAAGCGATGAGTACATCTACCTTTCCAACGAAATTAAAATATTGAAGCGGACGATGGTCGATGCGATTCACGAAGTGGCGAAACTGAACGAAGAGAATCGTCTCTATATCGATCTTCTGGACAACTTTTACAAAATGCATTATGAAAGATTCAAAGCTTCGTTCGAAGAGTTCGTCCAGACCCATGACTCCCTTCTTCGCAAGATACAGGATGTTCTGGCCTATCGATTCGACGCACTGATCTGGCAAAAAGCGAACTGCTCCAAACCGATTCAGAATTTTTTCGTCCAGGCCGGGATTGCCGACGAGTTCAGCTCCATTACCTATCTAAAATACTACCTCAAGACACTCGATGCCTCCAAACTGAACCGGCAGAACAAAGAGCTTATGGATCTACTTCAGTATCTCGAACAGCAGGCGAAAAAGAAGATCGTCTGCATCGACGACGACACGGAATTTCTCGGCATGGTCAGAGAGGTTGTGGGGGAGATCGACAGAGAGATCAAAGTGACACTGACGACACGGCCCGAAGCGACACTGCCCGATCTCAAAAACATCCAGCCCAATATTCTCATCATCAATCCCGATATGCGCAACATCCATATCGAAGCTCTCCTCGAATATGCCAGAAAAATCGTCCCCGAGATCGAAGTGGCTTTTTTTGCCAAGCGGATCAGCCGGGAACTCCTGCTTCAGGCCAAACGCTATAATGTCGCAGCCATTATTCCAAAAAGCGTTCACAAACAGGAACTTTTGGAACAGTTCAAACAATATATCGATTAGGGGAGCAACATGTTTACGGGACTGATACGGGAGATGGCCGAAGTCGTCTCTTACGAGAACAATGTTTTGACACTCAAAGCTTCCTACCGTCCGAATATCGGAGACTCCATCGCCGTCAACGGTGCCTGCCTTACGGTCGTAAAACTCGGAGAGGGAACGTTCAGTGTCGAACTGGCCGATGAAACACGTAAAGTCATCGCCATGGAAAATCTCAAAGGGAGGGTCCATATCGAACCTGCCATGCAGATGGGAGAGCGATTCGAGGGGCACATCGTTCAAGGGCATGTCGATACCGTCGGCACCGTCACGCGAATCCAAAAACGTACCAACGGCACCGATTTTTTCATCACCATTCCCGGAGAGTTCCTTCAGTACGTTATCCCAAAAGGCTCCGTCACGGTCGATGGTGTAAGCCTGACCGTCAATGAAGTGACGGACGATGGATTTCGGCTTACGATCATTCCCCATACACTCAAAGAGACACTTTTTGGAAACTACCGCATCGGTACCCGCGTCAACGTGGAAACCGACCTTTTCGCCCGCTATGTCGCCAACATTTTAGAAAAGCGGGAAACGGCGAAGCGGAGCGGATGGGATACCATCGAACGGATCCAGGCACTCTACTGATGCGCCTCTTTCTCGGAAGTTTCGCGACGGTTGAGTTTTACGACGATATCCGCCGTGATCTGCAACCCTTCTTCGAAGGCAGATGGGTCGCCCCCCAGCATCTGCACATGACATGGTTCTTTCTCGGAGAAAGAGAGTCACCCGAAAAAATTGTCGATGCCCTTCAGCCGCTCAAAACCATCGGCAGACGGCCCCTCGCCATTCAAGGGTTTGGAATGTTCGGCAAGCCGGACCCGAAAATCTTCTACCTCAAAACTTCTACGAAGGCGCTGCTTCCGATCTATCGCCGTATCGAAGAGCTGCTCGGAGAAAGAGTCCGAAGCCCCTTTCGCGCCCATGTGACACTGGCCCGTATAAAACGTTTTCGCTCGTTCGGATTCAGACATCTGGAGCGCCCATGGATGAGTGAACCGCTCGGGACCATCGAACCGACGATCCGTCTCGTCGAAAGCCGGCTCACCCCTTCCGGCCCTGTCTACATTCCCCTGGAGACGTTCTGACATGAAAAATCTGCTGAGTATCCCTATCCCGAAAGTTGGAGAGTTTTTCGAAACGCTTCTTTGCAATGCACACGTGACGATCGAAACGATCGTCAGCAGCGATACACCTGAACCGAAACTCTACAAGCAGCCTCACGATGAAGCGGTTCTTCTGATCGAAGGGGAAGCGGCGTTGGAAATAAACGGAAAAACCATCCTTTTGAAAGCCGGAGATTTCCTTCATATTCCCGCCCATACGCCGCACAAAGTTTCAAAAACGAAAAACGGAACCCGCTGGCTCGCGATTCATTCAAAGGAGCCGCTGTGCTGACCCCCAAGGCGGCCGCACTCAAATACAATGCCGACATACAAAACGCACCCAAAGTGGTGGCGGCCGGCCGAGGGAAGATCGCACAGAAGATTCTCGAAAAAGCGAAAGCCTTCGATGTGCCACTTTTTCAGAACGAAGCCCTCGCGGAAGCGCTTCTACAACAAGAGGTCGGTACGGAGATCGATCCGCAACTCTTTCAGGCGGTTGCGGAAGTCTTTATCTGGCTTCTGGAAAGCGAAGAGAACGCCGAACTCTCCAAATAGATTTTACGCACCGCATCCGGAATTGTCACACTCCTTGAACTTTTCGACCTGATAAACGAAAATCTGCGGATGATACGCCAGGCAGTTTTGCGGTAGCCCCGCTTTGAGACACAGGTGGGCGAAAAAGTGGTCGAAATCGTTCAGCTCTTCCCACACCTGCGGCAAGAAAGTCGCTTGGCGGCCATCAAGCTGCAAAATCACGCCATCGACACCGGGACGGATTTTACGACGCAAATCATCGATATCGTCATACTCCAACGAATGCGGTACCGTTAGAAGGGAAACTTCGATATCGACCTTTTCGAACTCTTCCGGTGTCAATGGAGAAAAGCGTGGATCGTCGAACGCCGCCGCTTTGGCATTGGCGACCAAATCGTCTATCAGACGGCGATGCGGAATGATCGATCCGATGCAGCCGCGAAGGTTGCCGTTGATCGTCAATGTCACAAACGTAGCCTGCTCTTTCGCCAATTCCGGGAATTGAGCAACCAACGCCTCTTTGTCCACTTCCGGCGTCAAGCCGAATGACGCGGCAATCGATTGGCGCGCGATTTTAAGTAAAAGCTCTCCCATATGAGCCTCCTTGTATAAGCTTTATTGAGCATTATACCATATTTTAAGATTTATTTAAAATCTTTGTCTCGCAGCGAGGCGGCGTTTGGATTGCGCTCTTTTTTGAGTTGCATGTCGATGGAATCGAGAGGAAGTTTCGAAGAAGGTGATGCGATCGTTCCACTTCGCACACCCGTTTTTGGGGGTTCGTAAACGTAAAGCCCATTTTCGACCATTCCCATGCGAACCGGTGTCGCCGACGAATAGGTCGTAACGACAGCATCCTTCTTTAGATGCTTCACAAGGTCGGCAAAATACTCTTTGGTCCAAAGCAGCGGGTTTTTTTTGGGGCTGAACGCATCCTGGTAGGCGATGTCGAATTTCAGATCGGTCGTTTTTAGAAAATCTCGGGCATCGCCGAAGACGACATCCACACGGACTTTCTCGTCATCGTAGTATCCGTGTGCCGCAATCGCGTCGACCACCCGTTTGAATGGCTGCAGCGCCTCGGGATAGGGAAAATCGACAAGCGAATGCACCAGCGCTTCGTCGAATTCCGGTGAGACGATACGAAGTTTACAGCGAAGATCGTGTTGCCGGGCGTAATAGAGCGTCGTCAATGTATTGTACCCCAACCCGAAGCAGATATCGAGAATCGTCAGCTCTTTTTTGGAAGTATCGATCAGAGAAAAAGCTGGCTCGATATGCTTTTTGAGCGACTCCTGCAGCGCCCCGTCACGCGTCGAGTGATAGCACTCGTCGAACCGTTCCGAGCGACAGGTATAACTGCCGTCTTCGGTTTCAATCAACTGTTTAGCCATAAATATCCTGCACCCGAAAATTAAAGCAAGTGTGGTTTGTCTTCACATGATCTCTCTGGGAGAATTTCGGCATCGGCATATCGTCAATAACTCGCTTCATGAAGCTCTTTGAACTTGAACCCTTCCATCACTTCATCGAGGTCCGCTCCCTCTCTGGCGACGAGTACGAAAATATTCTCCTCGACCATTGGCCAGATCGGCTCGCCCTGCTTGGCAACGATGGCATAGTCGACGAAATCGTCGATCTCCTCCCGCGTATCGTAGAAGTCGATCTTTTTCACCTCTCCTTCGTCGAATGTAATGAGCCCCCACACCGCAGCACTCTCCATCGCGACGAGTTTCGCGTTTTCGGGATCTTTGCTGTCAAGCGGCAGTTCGATCAGCATGTCGCTCCTTTCAGTTTTTCGGGGTCGAGTTTCAGCTCTTCGTTGTGCATGATGCCGATGCCTCGATCGAGTACCCCTTTGGCAATCGCTTTGGCTTCGTCGAGAGAGTGCATTTTACAGCTCCCACACTGGTAGATGTTAAGCTCCGGGATATCCGCCATACTCTGCACGTTCAGCACATCTCGCATCGCCGCCTCCCACGCTTTGGCGACACGTATCTCCTCCGGCTCGCCGATGAGACTCATATAAAAGCCCGTACGGCACCCCATCGGAGAGATATCGATGATCTCGACATCTTCGCTGTTCAAGTGGTCACGCATGAAACCGGCAAAAAGATGCTCGAGCGTGTGAATCCCTTTTTCGCTCATCATCTCTTTGTTGGGACGGCAGAATCGCAGATCGAAAACGGTGATGGTATCACCGCACGGTGTCTTCATCGTTTTCGCTTTGCGTACGGCAGGTGCCGGCATAATCGTGTGATCGACGGTAAAGCTCTCGAGTAGCGGCATGGTATAGACCTTTTTTCTTTGCAGTGTACATCAAAAAGGGTTAGGAAAAAATTGAAAGGAAAAAGTTATAAAGAAGTCGAAGGGTTTACGAAAGATGACCTGGTGTCTTGATGATATCCAACGGTTTAATTGTGTGTAGACCTGCTCCTCGAACGAACTCTACATCGATCTATCCCAAGGAGCTTGGCTCCTTGGGCATAAAACGAAAATGGCTGTTAAACACCCGCCTCTTCGCGTCTTTGGAGATACTCCCAGTAATCATCGACTCGCTTTTGCCACTCGTCGATCAGATACTCGTACTCCGGTTTGAAAAGATGCTTGAAGCGTCCCTGTGCGCCGAGGTAGTCACGGACCGGAACTTTGTTCTTCGGCCGGTAGGTGATTGTCAGTTTCGTACCGTTTTCGATCTCGTAAAGGGGGAAAACGAGCGAATCTGTCGCGAGATCGGAGATCGCGATCGTATCGTCCGGTGCAAACTTCCACTCGGTCGTACAAGCACTCATGGCATTGATGTAGACAGGACCTTCGGTCGCCAAACCTTTCTGGATCTTTTTAACCATGTCTTTCCACTTGTTTGGAGCGACCTGTGCAACATATGGAGCCCCATGCGCAGCCATGATCTGAACCATATCTTTTTTATTTTTCTTCTCACCATAACTGACGCGTCCAGCAGGAGAAGTCGTCGTGCTTGCACCGATAGGCGTCGATGAGCTTCTCTGCCCGCCAGTATTGGCGTAAACTTCATTGTCGAGACAAACATACATCATGTCATGCCCACGCTCGAAACAGCCGGAGATCCACTGGAACCCGATGTCATACGTAGCGCCATCACCGCCGAATGCAACGAATTTCGGGGTTTTGCCTTCGCATGAAGCCGGCAGTTTCCCTTTTCTTTTCAGCGCCTGATACATCGCTTCGGCACCGGCAACGGCCGTAGAACCGTTTTCAAAACCGATATGAATCCATGACGCGTCCCATGATGTGTAGGGGTAAACGGCGGTACAGACTTCAAGACATCCGGTCGAAGCGGCAAGGATCAGCGGGTCATTGGTTGCATTCAGAACTTCTCGAACGATAATCGAGTGTGCACATCCCGGGCACAAAAGGTTCGCACCCTCGAATCGGTCGGCAGAGGTCGAGAACTCTTTAAGGTTTTTTATCTTTTTCATTTCACTCATCGTGCACTCCTCTTAATAAAACGACAGTTTTGGACCGCGAAGGCCTACAAACTGCTGCAATGGTGTCGTCAATTTGCCCTCTTTGGCATTGGCATCCAGCTCGTTATAGATCTCTTTGGCGTGATCGATCGTAAAGTCACGTCCGCCAAGACCATAAATATAGTTCGAAATAACCGGATGGTTATCGCTTTGATAGAGTGATGCCGCAACTTCGTTGTAGAGCATTC
Coding sequences:
- the luxS gene encoding S-ribosylhomocysteine lyase; amino-acid sequence: MPLLESFTVDHTIMPAPAVRKAKTMKTPCGDTITVFDLRFCRPNKEMMSEKGIHTLEHLFAGFMRDHLNSEDVEIIDISPMGCRTGFYMSLIGEPEEIRVAKAWEAAMRDVLNVQSMADIPELNIYQCGSCKMHSLDEAKAIAKGVLDRGIGIMHNEELKLDPEKLKGATC
- a CDS encoding thiamine pyrophosphate-dependent enzyme produces the protein MSEMKKIKNLKEFSTSADRFEGANLLCPGCAHSIIVREVLNATNDPLILAASTGCLEVCTAVYPYTSWDASWIHIGFENGSTAVAGAEAMYQALKRKGKLPASCEGKTPKFVAFGGDGATYDIGFQWISGCFERGHDMMYVCLDNEVYANTGGQRSSSTPIGASTTTSPAGRVSYGEKKNKKDMVQIMAAHGAPYVAQVAPNKWKDMVKKIQKGLATEGPVYINAMSACTTEWKFAPDDTIAISDLATDSLVFPLYEIENGTKLTITYRPKNKVPVRDYLGAQGRFKHLFKPEYEYLIDEWQKRVDDYWEYLQRREEAGV